The Sedimentisphaera salicampi genome includes a region encoding these proteins:
- a CDS encoding GH92 family glycosyl hydrolase produces MVKRKFVLFLLSAAAFFASDVQGGRQAVDCVNPLIGTPFAGFEDGLEGGGTMPCVNAPFAMTNFVPQTCQNRIGRMPYVYEDDKIIGFLATHQPTVWMGDYGYVSVMPQIGDLEVQQDRRALSFSHENEQSSPYRYSVEMQKAGKVIKGEIAAASRCALFRFTFPRSDKSHLVIQAINAEKDKPFKGYVNISPDKKEIVGYNPDQKCSHLVRTLKNFKGWFVIQFDKPFETYGTWTEGQINEGSAEERGSCMGAYITFPTSEKEQVNARIATSFISLEQARQNLENEVPHWNFDKLSQSTRKLWQDNLSRIEVGGVSEEQKEIFYTAMFHTMLFPREFSEYGRYYSAFDDKIHKGVSYNDFSLWDTFRAVHPLFHFIQPERVNPMIQSLVQMYEQGGWIPKWPNPTYTNIMIGTHADSVIADAYIKGFRSYDVHKAYQAIRKNAFQPPDCDTKRGWGDREEIPHYEARGGSSYYNSLGYVPFDRTQESVSRTVEFSYGDFCAAQMAGELGKNDEYRRLMRRSSNYKNLYNPETGFLAPRLFNGEWAGHPNWGFTEGSPWTYRFGAMHDIEGMIEMMGGDEKFAALLTKNFEDGHYRHDNEPGHHYIYLFNYCGKPWKTQQLVRKHTSEENYRNVPLGINGNDDCGQMSAWYIFSVMGFYPVSPGTDHFTFGAPQFPRFKLHLTHNGRPKTFEIIARNLSDENKYVRSITLDGKTINKPYITYSQIMNSRRLVFEMTDSHGYKNR; encoded by the coding sequence ATGGTAAAGCGTAAGTTTGTATTATTTCTTTTATCTGCGGCGGCGTTTTTTGCCTCAGATGTACAAGGCGGCAGACAGGCTGTTGACTGCGTTAACCCGCTCATTGGCACCCCATTTGCCGGCTTTGAAGATGGCCTTGAAGGCGGCGGGACAATGCCCTGCGTGAATGCTCCCTTCGCCATGACCAACTTCGTCCCCCAGACCTGCCAAAACCGCATTGGCCGTATGCCTTACGTTTACGAGGATGATAAGATTATCGGCTTTTTGGCAACCCATCAGCCTACTGTTTGGATGGGCGATTATGGATACGTATCTGTTATGCCGCAAATCGGAGATCTGGAGGTCCAGCAGGACAGGCGGGCTCTTTCATTTTCCCATGAGAATGAGCAGTCATCGCCGTATCGTTATTCTGTTGAAATGCAAAAGGCCGGCAAGGTTATAAAAGGCGAAATTGCCGCTGCTTCCCGCTGCGCTCTTTTTAGGTTTACCTTTCCCCGTTCAGACAAGTCTCATTTGGTTATTCAGGCTATAAATGCCGAAAAAGACAAACCCTTTAAGGGTTATGTTAATATCAGCCCCGACAAAAAGGAAATTGTAGGTTACAACCCAGATCAGAAATGTTCCCACCTTGTCCGAACTCTGAAAAACTTCAAAGGCTGGTTTGTTATTCAGTTTGACAAACCGTTTGAAACTTATGGAACTTGGACAGAAGGCCAGATCAATGAGGGATCAGCCGAAGAGCGGGGATCTTGTATGGGGGCCTATATTACTTTCCCAACTTCCGAAAAAGAACAGGTGAACGCTCGTATTGCAACGTCATTTATAAGTTTAGAGCAGGCACGCCAAAATCTTGAAAATGAGGTGCCCCATTGGAATTTCGACAAGCTCTCCCAAAGCACTCGCAAGCTGTGGCAGGATAATTTGAGCCGTATTGAGGTTGGCGGAGTGAGCGAGGAGCAGAAAGAAATCTTCTATACTGCAATGTTCCATACGATGCTGTTTCCGCGGGAGTTTTCCGAATACGGTCGGTACTACAGCGCATTTGATGACAAAATACACAAAGGCGTTTCTTACAATGATTTCTCGCTTTGGGATACGTTTCGCGCAGTGCATCCGCTTTTTCATTTCATCCAGCCCGAGCGAGTGAACCCGATGATACAGTCTCTAGTGCAGATGTACGAACAGGGCGGCTGGATACCGAAATGGCCCAACCCCACATACACAAACATAATGATAGGCACGCATGCAGATTCAGTTATTGCTGATGCCTATATTAAGGGATTCCGCTCGTATGATGTTCATAAAGCTTATCAGGCAATTCGTAAAAATGCCTTCCAGCCTCCCGATTGCGACACCAAGCGGGGGTGGGGCGACCGAGAAGAGATTCCGCATTACGAGGCTCGCGGCGGGTCATCTTATTATAATTCGCTCGGCTATGTACCCTTCGACCGAACTCAGGAATCTGTTTCGCGCACAGTCGAATTCAGTTATGGAGATTTCTGCGCAGCTCAGATGGCCGGGGAACTTGGAAAAAATGATGAGTATCGCCGCCTGATGCGGCGAAGCAGTAACTACAAAAATCTGTACAACCCCGAAACTGGTTTTTTAGCCCCTCGGCTTTTCAATGGCGAATGGGCTGGTCATCCCAACTGGGGCTTCACAGAGGGCTCCCCGTGGACGTATCGATTTGGGGCGATGCATGATATAGAAGGTATGATAGAAATGATGGGCGGCGATGAGAAGTTTGCAGCTTTGCTCACCAAAAACTTTGAAGACGGCCATTATCGCCACGATAACGAGCCCGGCCATCATTACATTTATCTGTTCAATTACTGCGGCAAACCATGGAAGACTCAGCAGCTTGTTCGCAAACACACTTCTGAGGAGAATTATCGCAATGTGCCCCTCGGAATCAACGGCAATGATGACTGCGGCCAGATGTCTGCGTGGTATATATTCAGCGTTATGGGTTTTTATCCTGTTTCGCCCGGTACAGACCATTTCACATTCGGTGCTCCGCAATTTCCAAGATTCAAGCTGCACCTTACTCATAATGGCCGCCCAAAAACTTTTGAGATAATTGCAAGGAACCTCAGCGATGAAAATAAATATGTTCGCTCAATTACTCTCGACGGCAAAACTATAAACAAACCGTATATCACATATTCGCAAATTATGAATAGCCGGAGGCTCGTTTTCGAGATGACCGATTCGCACGGGTATAAAAACCGCTGA
- a CDS encoding IS4 family transposase, producing the protein MTPAKHQYTVLKQICQYIPAYLVSKLSRLYGIDKQSRTFSCWSHIVSMLHVQIAHSLSLNDVADTLRNHSGALIPIRRATPPSRNGLSHANRVRDPRMAETLFWEVLSHIQAQHPNFGRGHKYSGLPRRFKRAIYAVDSTTIQLVANCIDWAKHRRRKAAAKCHMQLNLQTFLPQFAIVKEASTHDSTEAYQLCQNLKSGEIAVFDKAYVDFKHLADLDRRELFWVTRAKDNMKYRFVKQNTEPKGDIQYDALIELEMPKSYEAYPKQLRLVKAYVEVNGEKKLMKFITNNTQWAPSSICGLYKCRWGIEVFFKQIKQTLQLSDFLGHSQEAILWQVWTAMLAYILIRYIGFLGKWKGTFSRLFTLLRGVLFSRLDVFSVMAACGSARGSPRMVASPQQAYLPGFNM; encoded by the coding sequence ATGACACCCGCTAAGCATCAATATACAGTTCTCAAGCAGATATGCCAATATATTCCTGCTTATCTTGTTTCAAAATTATCCCGGCTTTACGGTATTGACAAGCAATCACGAACATTTTCTTGCTGGTCTCACATTGTATCTATGCTTCATGTCCAGATTGCTCACAGCCTCTCGCTGAACGACGTTGCCGACACATTGCGTAATCATTCCGGAGCTTTGATTCCTATTCGCCGTGCAACCCCACCAAGCAGGAATGGGCTTTCTCATGCAAACAGGGTTCGAGATCCTCGTATGGCAGAGACTCTCTTCTGGGAGGTGCTGTCCCATATCCAAGCCCAGCATCCTAATTTTGGCAGAGGTCATAAATACTCCGGCCTTCCAAGGCGTTTTAAGAGAGCAATATATGCGGTTGATTCAACAACGATTCAGCTTGTAGCCAACTGTATTGACTGGGCTAAACATCGCAGACGCAAAGCCGCTGCAAAGTGCCACATGCAGCTTAATCTCCAGACATTCCTGCCTCAATTTGCTATTGTAAAAGAAGCCTCAACCCATGATTCGACAGAGGCTTATCAGCTCTGTCAGAACCTTAAAAGCGGCGAAATAGCGGTTTTTGACAAGGCTTACGTGGATTTTAAGCATCTGGCTGATCTTGACAGGCGAGAATTATTCTGGGTTACCAGAGCCAAAGACAATATGAAATATCGTTTTGTTAAACAGAATACAGAACCAAAAGGTGATATCCAATACGATGCATTAATTGAACTTGAAATGCCGAAAAGCTATGAGGCCTACCCGAAGCAGCTCCGTTTGGTTAAGGCTTATGTGGAAGTTAACGGCGAGAAAAAGCTTATGAAATTTATCACTAACAATACTCAGTGGGCGCCGAGCAGTATCTGCGGCCTATATAAATGCCGATGGGGCATAGAGGTGTTTTTCAAGCAAATAAAGCAGACTTTGCAGCTAAGCGATTTCCTAGGGCATAGCCAAGAAGCGATTCTATGGCAAGTATGGACGGCAATGCTTGCTTATATTTTAATACGGTATATAGGTTTCCTCGGCAAATGGAAAGGAACATTCAGTCGATTGTTTACTTTGCTGAGGGGTGTATTATTCAGCCGGCTGGATGTTTTTAGCGTTATGGCTGCCTGTGGGTCAGCACGTGGTTCACCGCGTATGGTTGCAAGCCCTCAGCAGGCTTATTTGCCAGGTTTTAATATGTAG
- a CDS encoding tagaturonate epimerase family protein has translation MELGKYSFGVGDRFGCQGKWQLKAVMQAKEAGIDIVPVWNKSHREHKAIGSRPEDVRLEADKSVESLGWQGAYHVDADHINMGSVSEFIGCSDFFTLDIGDYIGAAPQKQAKEKFTEIAFEYAGKLTIPMLEEEYQITPQDIEAIADKYLYAVKEAGKIYRTIEKAKGRDSFITEVSMDETKSPQTPAELFFIMLMISQEGIPAQTIAPKFTGRFNKGVDYVGDASDFEKEFNQDIAVVQFAAEEFGLPKDIKLSVHSGSDKFSIYKPINKALKKFNAGVHVKTAGTTWLEELIGLAEAGGGGLEIAKRIYKESLERFDELTAPYWSVIDISKERLPTAEEIQRWSSDKFADAIRHEPDSKGFNPDMRQLLHVGYKIAAEMGEEYTLALDQYENCISRNVTNNIYNRHILPLFG, from the coding sequence ATGGAATTAGGGAAATACTCATTCGGTGTTGGAGACCGCTTTGGCTGTCAGGGTAAATGGCAGCTCAAAGCAGTTATGCAGGCAAAAGAGGCGGGGATTGATATTGTGCCGGTGTGGAATAAATCGCACCGTGAACACAAGGCAATCGGCAGCCGCCCTGAGGATGTAAGGCTTGAGGCGGATAAAAGCGTAGAATCTCTCGGCTGGCAGGGGGCTTATCACGTGGATGCAGACCATATCAATATGGGCAGCGTATCGGAGTTTATCGGATGCAGCGACTTCTTCACGCTCGACATTGGCGACTATATCGGAGCGGCCCCGCAAAAGCAGGCAAAGGAGAAATTCACCGAAATCGCCTTTGAGTATGCCGGCAAACTGACAATCCCTATGCTCGAAGAAGAATATCAGATTACGCCGCAAGATATAGAAGCAATTGCAGATAAGTATCTCTACGCGGTAAAAGAGGCTGGGAAAATCTATCGCACAATAGAGAAGGCCAAGGGCAGAGACAGCTTTATCACCGAGGTTTCTATGGATGAAACCAAATCCCCTCAAACCCCCGCAGAGCTGTTTTTCATAATGCTTATGATTTCTCAAGAGGGCATCCCTGCGCAAACGATAGCCCCGAAATTTACCGGACGCTTCAACAAGGGAGTTGACTACGTGGGAGATGCCTCAGACTTTGAGAAAGAATTCAATCAGGATATAGCCGTAGTTCAGTTTGCGGCTGAGGAATTTGGCCTGCCGAAAGATATCAAGCTCAGCGTTCATTCCGGCAGTGATAAATTTTCGATTTACAAACCAATCAATAAGGCATTGAAGAAATTTAATGCTGGCGTTCACGTTAAAACTGCCGGCACAACTTGGCTTGAAGAGCTTATTGGCCTTGCTGAAGCCGGCGGAGGCGGCCTTGAAATTGCAAAACGCATTTATAAGGAGTCTCTGGAGAGATTTGATGAGCTAACTGCCCCATACTGGTCTGTTATCGATATAAGCAAAGAACGCCTGCCTACCGCAGAAGAGATTCAACGCTGGAGCTCGGATAAATTCGCTGATGCTATCCGCCATGAGCCCGATTCGAAGGGTTTCAATCCAGATATGCGTCAATTGCTGCATGTTGGCTATAAGATTGCTGCTGAAATGGGAGAAGAATATACTCTTGCGCTGGATCAATACGAAAACTGCATTTCCAGAAATGTTACGAACAACATATATAATCGCCATATTCTTCCGCTGTTTGGCTGA
- a CDS encoding ABC transporter substrate-binding protein, with product MNSSRRQFLTTYASLAAGATFGSSLFLSGCRTKKTKKRSLKLGVTGWSAQGYRKVIEELGFTEQTGIEVEVIVRPNATNELLTQMASSVLAGTSPYDLIDLEDSAAMSLSRSRWLMGLDNLIDQSVWDDFTPQLMEMTKVWDQYEGQTFRVHHNFEMCYWWYRKDWFEQKGIALPKTWDEVKEMGEIFTDKNRGIWASEEALMKNSYLSVYLEWLGCQAGSSPYELDDNFRDCLKYAHDLIFKHRVMNPACTQKNYDQQNNDYIADRVAFMRQWPFFYDVCKQHKDWYSDEKVACGLPPVGPGGKTVSTFAAGWGWAIPNTSLMKEEACQLLKFFINTENASKMPQYSDWFLNARKSVLASTKGSKLAEYLKMYLDAGVVGTRPFHQSRYTEALAKVENVASAYLTNQINLDQAMASRKLKLERL from the coding sequence ATGAATAGTTCCAGACGTCAATTTTTAACAACATATGCGAGTCTCGCTGCAGGTGCAACCTTTGGCAGCAGCTTGTTTTTGTCTGGCTGCAGAACCAAAAAAACAAAAAAAAGATCGTTGAAATTAGGTGTTACCGGCTGGTCAGCTCAAGGTTATAGGAAAGTCATTGAAGAACTCGGTTTTACTGAACAAACCGGCATCGAAGTCGAGGTGATCGTTCGGCCAAACGCCACAAATGAACTGCTTACTCAGATGGCAAGTTCTGTCCTCGCAGGGACTAGTCCTTATGATCTGATCGATCTCGAAGACAGTGCCGCAATGAGCTTGAGCCGCTCCAGATGGCTAATGGGGCTGGATAATCTTATCGATCAGTCAGTCTGGGATGACTTTACGCCCCAGCTTATGGAGATGACAAAGGTTTGGGACCAGTACGAGGGGCAGACTTTTCGTGTGCATCATAATTTTGAGATGTGCTACTGGTGGTACCGAAAAGACTGGTTCGAGCAGAAAGGGATAGCCTTACCTAAGACTTGGGATGAGGTTAAGGAGATGGGAGAAATTTTCACTGATAAAAATAGAGGCATCTGGGCAAGTGAAGAGGCCCTTATGAAAAACAGCTATCTTTCAGTTTATCTTGAATGGCTGGGCTGCCAAGCCGGTTCAAGCCCTTATGAACTTGATGACAATTTTCGCGATTGCCTCAAGTATGCCCATGATCTTATTTTTAAACATAGAGTGATGAATCCGGCATGTACCCAGAAAAATTACGATCAGCAGAACAATGACTATATTGCTGACAGGGTGGCATTTATGAGGCAGTGGCCTTTCTTTTATGACGTCTGCAAACAACATAAAGATTGGTACAGCGATGAAAAGGTCGCCTGCGGCTTGCCTCCGGTCGGCCCGGGCGGAAAAACTGTTAGTACTTTCGCAGCTGGCTGGGGTTGGGCAATACCAAATACCTCTTTGATGAAAGAGGAAGCTTGCCAGCTTTTGAAGTTTTTTATTAATACTGAAAACGCCTCAAAGATGCCTCAGTATAGTGATTGGTTTTTAAATGCCAGAAAATCTGTTCTGGCATCAACCAAAGGCAGTAAACTCGCCGAGTACTTGAAAATGTATCTTGACGCAGGCGTTGTCGGCACTCGCCCGTTTCATCAAAGTCGCTACACTGAGGCACTTGCAAAAGTCGAAAACGTTGCCTCAGCCTACCTGACAAACCAGATCAACCTTGACCAGGCGATGGCATCAAGGAAATTAAAATTGGAAAGGCTTTAA
- a CDS encoding carbohydrate ABC transporter permease, whose amino-acid sequence MKALYGSKRKALTIFALLVTPVLLLRLATAAYPICRTIWLSMTDTHLFDSEHSFVGMENFRLLFTDPAFLMILSFSIVFIIISTILELVFGLLIASLLNCSFKGRFLARTINLIPWVIPTIVAAYAFQWLLDEQFGMFSHWISDIFDVSPAVLNTALGARITLILVNVWKNSSFMAIIFLAGLQGVPEEFYEAARVDGAGLVRRFFTITLPMLMPLMITMGMYFLIWQLANFDLVYGLTRGGPGIATTILPLNVYHEGLIFFKFGYGSAVSVILMLIVSALGLFGMLQFKKWSY is encoded by the coding sequence ATGAAAGCATTGTACGGCTCAAAAAGAAAGGCACTTACGATCTTTGCCTTGCTCGTTACGCCTGTACTTTTGCTCCGCCTGGCAACTGCTGCGTATCCGATATGCAGAACCATCTGGTTAAGTATGACCGATACTCACCTCTTTGACAGCGAGCATTCGTTCGTGGGCATGGAAAATTTCAGGCTATTGTTTACTGATCCTGCTTTCCTAATGATTCTCTCCTTTTCAATAGTGTTTATTATAATTTCTACTATCCTTGAGCTTGTTTTCGGGCTTTTGATTGCATCACTTCTAAACTGCAGTTTCAAGGGGCGTTTTCTTGCACGAACAATAAATCTTATACCCTGGGTGATACCAACTATCGTTGCAGCTTATGCTTTCCAGTGGCTCCTTGACGAGCAGTTTGGGATGTTTAGTCATTGGATATCCGATATATTTGATGTGTCCCCTGCGGTCCTCAATACAGCCTTAGGTGCAAGGATCACTCTCATACTTGTAAACGTCTGGAAGAATTCATCATTTATGGCGATCATCTTCCTTGCTGGTCTCCAGGGAGTGCCTGAAGAATTCTATGAAGCTGCCAGAGTCGACGGAGCAGGGCTCGTAAGGCGTTTCTTTACAATCACGCTGCCAATGCTCATGCCCCTTATGATAACGATGGGCATGTACTTTTTGATCTGGCAGCTTGCAAATTTCGACCTTGTCTATGGTCTCACAAGGGGCGGCCCCGGCATAGCTACAACAATACTTCCCTTAAATGTTTACCACGAGGGTCTGATATTTTTCAAGTTCGGCTACGGCTCTGCCGTCAGCGTAATTCTAATGCTAATAGTCTCAGCCTTAGGACTTTTCGGAATGCTGCAGTTTAAGAAATGGAGTTATTGA
- a CDS encoding tyrosine-type recombinase/integrase yields the protein MKAKNKLPGTIQVKRGRYYWMVKLPGKEKRKMIKICPPGEDKALSAEKDISLAQNIAWQIYRQAKRKAGPKQSESLSVDEVIGLFLEWAKGYYINAAGEPTREAENCNIALRDLQMLYGAKDIDSITYHDILAARKLLIDRKYNRNYINQRVGIWKRMFAWALENRYCSASVKSEVWAIGSLKKNRCVAAESSPVHPAPHWAVKKVLPYLSENMKALVQFIELTGARPGEAIIVRPCDIKRLSAKCWVYWPFQHKNKHKNRHRFIVLGPRAIRIIKPFMLQYKKKSEEFLFPGKKGGYYSRTAISYAIRKAIDKINQSEDEDVPHWSPNQLRHSCGTRVRKKFGADAARIILGHSNPAGITDRYTRDAIIEEEIKQAKKVMRQIG from the coding sequence ATGAAGGCTAAAAACAAACTTCCAGGGACAATTCAAGTTAAGCGAGGGCGTTACTACTGGATGGTCAAACTTCCCGGAAAAGAAAAAAGGAAGATGATTAAGATCTGTCCGCCTGGAGAGGATAAAGCCCTCTCTGCTGAGAAGGATATCAGCTTAGCCCAAAACATCGCTTGGCAGATTTACAGACAAGCTAAGCGGAAGGCAGGCCCAAAGCAAAGCGAGAGCCTTAGCGTTGATGAAGTGATTGGCTTGTTCCTCGAATGGGCGAAAGGCTATTACATCAATGCTGCCGGCGAACCAACCAGAGAGGCTGAAAATTGCAACATAGCCCTTAGAGACTTGCAAATGCTGTATGGAGCTAAAGATATTGACAGCATAACCTATCACGACATCTTAGCGGCAAGAAAACTTTTAATAGACCGTAAATACAACAGGAATTACATAAATCAGCGAGTAGGCATTTGGAAAAGGATGTTTGCCTGGGCACTGGAAAACCGATACTGCTCCGCCTCCGTAAAATCAGAAGTATGGGCAATCGGCTCGCTCAAAAAGAACCGCTGTGTGGCCGCTGAAAGCTCTCCAGTACACCCTGCCCCTCACTGGGCGGTTAAGAAGGTTTTACCTTATCTCAGCGAAAATATGAAGGCTCTCGTGCAATTTATAGAATTGACGGGGGCGAGACCAGGGGAAGCTATTATTGTCCGCCCCTGCGACATCAAAAGGCTTTCTGCCAAGTGCTGGGTTTATTGGCCTTTTCAGCATAAGAACAAACATAAAAACCGGCACAGGTTCATTGTTTTAGGGCCAAGAGCGATTAGGATTATCAAGCCATTTATGCTGCAATACAAAAAGAAATCAGAAGAGTTTCTGTTTCCAGGCAAAAAAGGAGGGTATTACAGCAGGACCGCTATCTCTTATGCGATAAGGAAGGCAATAGACAAAATCAATCAATCTGAAGACGAGGATGTCCCCCACTGGTCGCCAAACCAGTTGAGACATTCCTGCGGCACGAGAGTACGCAAAAAATTCGGTGCTGATGCTGCGAGGATAATCTTAGGGCACTCCAACCCTGCGGGAATAACCGATAGATACACGCGGGATGCAATAATCGAGGAGGAAATAAAACAAGCCAAGAAGGTGATGCGGCAAATTGGCTAG
- a CDS encoding ABC transporter ATP-binding protein: MSRVLLENIVKVYQGGFEAVKDACLDIADREFVVIVGPSGCGKTTTLRMIAGLEEITSGQISIGDRIVNDIAPKNRDIAMVFQNYALYPHMTVFDNMAFGLKLRKNSKAEVASRVKDAAEILGIEKLLKRKPKALSGGQRQRVALGRAIVRKPKAFLYDEPLSNLDAKLRVTMRTELKSLHQRLETTSIYVTHDQAEAMTLGDRICVMHEGIIQQVDQPMEVYNRPVNRFVAGFLGTPHMNFVEGKIETVGNSVFFNFSAGKIELPARMNECLNAKNGRDVVFGFRAENVSIASKDDKKSSINAKVEVVEPLGDRLNVYFNIKCMTSEKWLVANLDPHVRLTPGQTLRFKLNMDKTHVFDKGDTGKNLTLQERAEM, encoded by the coding sequence ATGTCAAGAGTTTTGCTCGAAAATATTGTTAAGGTATATCAGGGAGGCTTTGAAGCAGTCAAAGATGCCTGTCTGGATATTGCTGACAGAGAGTTTGTGGTCATTGTTGGTCCTTCAGGGTGCGGCAAAACAACCACACTCCGCATGATAGCGGGTCTCGAAGAGATAACTTCCGGTCAGATATCAATCGGCGACCGCATCGTAAATGACATCGCGCCTAAGAACCGTGATATAGCGATGGTTTTTCAAAATTACGCTCTCTATCCGCACATGACAGTTTTTGATAATATGGCATTTGGTCTTAAGCTCCGTAAAAACTCAAAAGCAGAAGTGGCCAGTCGTGTAAAAGATGCCGCCGAAATACTCGGGATAGAAAAGCTGCTCAAACGTAAACCAAAGGCTCTTTCAGGCGGCCAACGCCAGAGAGTTGCACTCGGCAGGGCGATAGTCAGAAAACCGAAGGCCTTTTTATATGACGAACCGCTTAGCAATCTTGATGCTAAACTTCGCGTGACGATGCGTACAGAGCTTAAGTCTTTGCATCAAAGGCTAGAAACAACCAGCATTTATGTTACCCATGACCAGGCCGAGGCAATGACACTTGGCGACAGAATATGCGTTATGCATGAAGGCATCATCCAGCAAGTAGATCAGCCTATGGAAGTATATAACAGGCCTGTAAATAGATTTGTCGCAGGCTTTCTTGGTACTCCTCATATGAACTTTGTCGAGGGTAAAATCGAAACAGTTGGCAATTCGGTGTTTTTCAATTTTTCTGCTGGAAAAATTGAATTGCCTGCCCGAATGAATGAATGTTTAAATGCAAAAAATGGCAGGGATGTTGTTTTTGGATTCAGAGCCGAGAATGTTAGCATTGCAAGTAAGGATGATAAGAAAAGTTCAATAAATGCAAAAGTTGAAGTGGTCGAGCCACTTGGAGACAGATTAAATGTGTATTTTAACATCAAATGTATGACTTCAGAAAAATGGCTGGTCGCCAATCTTGACCCGCATGTTCGATTAACTCCCGGCCAGACTCTCCGATTTAAATTAAACATGGATAAGACGCATGTTTTTGATAAGGGTGATACAGGCAAGAATTTAACACTGCAGGAACGAGCAGAGATGTAA
- a CDS encoding DUF4372 domain-containing protein, which yields MSRSFGIDKQSRTFSCWSHIVSMLHVQIAHSLSLNDVADTLLFPPLDI from the coding sequence TTGTCTCGGTCTTTCGGTATTGACAAGCAATCACGAACATTTTCGTGCTGGTCTCACATTGTATCTATGCTTCATGTCCAGATTGCTCACAGCCTCTCGCTGAACGACGTTGCCGACACATTGCTGTTTCCACCGTTAGACATATAA
- a CDS encoding carbohydrate ABC transporter permease: MELLILVRSSKVKLDNRFLFTKRSLLLYLALAVFVLIVLIPFYWLMKAAVSTPDQLVKIPPIYFPEVGLNNFYELAKQIPLGNYIFNSLIFSTSTAIATVFFSFLAAYAFARIKFRGSALVLWALVVTMALPEIATIIPLYKMLGAVGLLDKLSGLIFVMTSALAPFTVWVFVPFIQQVPESMEEAAVIDGAKLWTILWKIFLPICKPAIVTMLIINFVNAWNNLLYPLAFSVTASSKCLSVAITEVFQAQVPWGKPWHLISALGVIMVIPVIILILSSQKAVVKGLTKGAVK, from the coding sequence ATGGAGTTATTGATTTTAGTGAGATCTTCAAAAGTAAAATTGGATAACAGGTTTTTGTTTACAAAGCGTTCTTTGCTGCTGTATCTTGCTCTGGCAGTTTTTGTACTCATCGTCCTCATTCCATTCTATTGGCTGATGAAAGCAGCAGTCTCAACTCCCGATCAGCTTGTAAAGATACCTCCGATATATTTCCCTGAGGTCGGGCTTAATAATTTTTATGAACTGGCAAAACAGATCCCTTTGGGAAATTACATTTTCAATTCGCTCATCTTTTCTACATCTACAGCAATTGCGACAGTGTTCTTTTCCTTTTTAGCTGCCTATGCATTTGCCCGGATAAAATTTAGAGGCAGCGCCTTAGTCCTGTGGGCGCTGGTCGTTACAATGGCACTTCCGGAAATCGCTACCATTATCCCGCTTTATAAAATGCTCGGAGCCGTCGGCCTGCTGGACAAGCTCTCAGGCCTAATATTTGTTATGACAAGCGCTCTAGCTCCGTTTACGGTTTGGGTTTTTGTTCCCTTTATTCAGCAGGTTCCTGAATCAATGGAAGAAGCAGCCGTCATCGACGGTGCAAAACTCTGGACAATTCTATGGAAAATATTCCTGCCGATCTGTAAGCCAGCCATTGTAACAATGCTGATAATCAACTTTGTAAACGCCTGGAACAACCTCCTCTACCCGCTTGCATTTTCGGTAACCGCAAGCTCAAAGTGCCTGAGCGTCGCTATCACTGAAGTCTTCCAGGCCCAAGTCCCTTGGGGCAAGCCATGGCACCTTATAAGCGCATTGGGGGTAATAATGGTAATCCCAGTGATAATACTAATATTGTCATCACAGAAGGCGGTAGTGAAAGGTCTGACCAAAGGAGCTGTAAAATAA